In a genomic window of Bdellovibrionota bacterium:
- a CDS encoding DUF420 domain-containing protein → MSFRDLPALNAFLNTLTSIFLVTGFVSIRRKQITAHKVCMVSALVCSIVFLTSYLTYHYVAGATPFPGVGWIRPAYFGLLISHTILAAIVPPLAVVTAMRAFQGAFDRHRRIARWTLPIWLYVSVTGVLVYWLLYHVYPPV, encoded by the coding sequence ATGTCCTTTCGCGATCTTCCAGCGCTCAACGCATTTCTCAACACGCTTACGTCTATTTTCCTGGTCACCGGTTTTGTCTCGATCCGGCGAAAACAAATTACGGCGCACAAAGTATGCATGGTTTCGGCTTTGGTCTGCTCCATCGTTTTTCTGACGTCTTATCTCACCTATCATTACGTAGCCGGTGCGACGCCCTTCCCGGGTGTCGGTTGGATCCGACCGGCGTATTTCGGCCTCCTCATTTCGCACACGATTTTGGCTGCGATCGTTCCGCCGCTCGCGGTCGTCACGGCCATGCGCGCCTTCCAGGGGGCGTTTGATCGGCACCGCCGGATCGCCCGCTGGACGCTCCCCATCTGGCTCTATGTTTCGGTGACCGGTGTTTTGGTGTATTGGCTGCTCTACCATGTCTATCCACCCGTGTAA